One Paraburkholderia agricolaris DNA segment encodes these proteins:
- a CDS encoding ABC transporter ATP-binding protein gives MSELRIRGLQKSFDGHPVLHGIDLSVERGTLLALLGPSGSGKTTLLRLLCGFERADGGSVEIDGRRVVGDNLHVPSEQRRIGYVPQEGALFPHLSVADNIVFGLPRTQRRARHRVAELLELVGLPANFAERAPQQLSGGQQQRVALARALAPSPTLVMLDEPFSSLDAALRLETRQAVASALAAAGATAVLVTHDQSEALSLGHEVAVLWNGRLIQTATPETLYRRPVTRELASFVGEAVLLPGTVRQDRVNCELGDLPLCEPMGNGAVDVMVRPEQIRLLRAEETMPDGAASYAAVVREVIFQGQDAGVALQLQSGAQTMVRARVPGYLSPQPGENVRLAVDGAVTAYPRA, from the coding sequence ATGAGCGAACTTCGTATCCGCGGACTGCAAAAATCGTTCGACGGCCATCCGGTGCTGCACGGCATCGATCTCTCCGTCGAGCGCGGCACGCTGCTCGCGCTGCTCGGACCGTCCGGCAGCGGCAAGACCACCTTGCTGCGCCTCCTGTGCGGCTTCGAACGCGCGGATGGCGGCAGCGTCGAAATCGACGGCCGCCGCGTCGTCGGCGACAACCTGCATGTGCCTTCCGAACAGCGCCGCATCGGCTATGTGCCGCAGGAAGGCGCACTGTTTCCACATCTTTCCGTGGCGGACAACATCGTATTCGGCCTGCCGCGCACGCAGCGCCGCGCGCGGCATCGTGTGGCCGAATTGCTGGAACTGGTCGGCTTGCCGGCGAACTTTGCCGAACGCGCGCCGCAGCAGTTGTCAGGCGGCCAGCAGCAGCGTGTCGCACTGGCCCGCGCGCTTGCGCCGTCGCCGACCCTGGTGATGCTTGATGAGCCCTTTTCATCGCTCGACGCGGCTTTGCGGCTCGAAACGCGCCAGGCGGTGGCCAGCGCGTTGGCCGCAGCCGGCGCGACCGCCGTGCTCGTCACGCACGATCAATCGGAGGCCTTGTCGCTCGGCCACGAGGTCGCGGTGCTGTGGAACGGCCGGCTGATCCAGACCGCGACGCCGGAGACGCTGTACCGCAGGCCGGTGACGCGCGAGCTTGCCTCCTTCGTCGGTGAAGCGGTGTTGTTGCCGGGCACGGTCAGGCAGGATCGCGTCAACTGCGAGCTCGGCGATTTGCCGCTGTGCGAGCCGATGGGCAACGGCGCGGTCGACGTCATGGTCCGGCCTGAACAGATTCGTCTGTTGCGTGCCGAAGAAACCATGCCGGATGGCGCGGCGTCGTATGCCGCCGTGGTGCGCGAGGTGATTTTCCAGGGGCAGGACGCGGGCGTCGCGCTGCAATTGCAGTCCGGCGCGCAGACGATGGTGCGCGCTCGTGTGCCGGGGTATCTGTCGCCACAGCCAGGCGAAAACGTGCGGCTTGCCGTGGATGGCGCAGTGACGGCTTATCCGCGGGCTTGA
- a CDS encoding LysR family transcriptional regulator: MHPEFDVDLLRTFVAVVETGSFTKASTTVHRSQAAVSMQIKRLETMLGTTLFARNTRNLSLTRPGNTLLEYARRVLALHEEAWSAIVRPEVTGRVVLGAPDDYVSSLLSPVLRRFSNLYPHVEIEIVCAQSTSLAPMLADNKIDLAFVTRDRKLRGEFVRSEPMVWVGASLDTPVLAASPLPVGLYEPGCIARHHTLAALDGARIRYRAAFSSASLMGLVATVDAGLSVIALTRCSVPPRLAILGEAQGLPKIAPLEIVVARSAKSDRPTCDYLAAQMVQDLSLRPQTPMRGAAAA; encoded by the coding sequence ATGCACCCCGAATTCGACGTCGATTTGCTGCGCACCTTCGTCGCGGTGGTGGAAACGGGCAGCTTCACGAAAGCTTCGACCACCGTGCACCGTTCGCAGGCGGCGGTCAGCATGCAGATCAAGCGGCTCGAAACCATGCTTGGCACCACGCTGTTCGCCCGCAACACGCGCAATCTCTCACTCACCCGGCCAGGCAATACCTTGCTCGAATACGCCCGGCGCGTGCTGGCGTTGCACGAGGAGGCGTGGTCGGCGATCGTGCGGCCCGAAGTGACCGGGCGCGTGGTGCTCGGCGCGCCGGACGATTACGTGTCGTCGTTGCTCTCGCCAGTGTTGCGGCGCTTTTCGAATCTGTATCCGCACGTGGAGATCGAGATCGTCTGCGCGCAGAGCACATCGCTCGCGCCGATGCTGGCCGATAACAAGATCGATCTCGCCTTCGTCACGCGCGACCGCAAACTGCGCGGTGAATTCGTGCGCAGCGAGCCGATGGTATGGGTGGGGGCGTCGCTGGATACGCCGGTGCTGGCGGCGTCGCCGTTGCCGGTCGGGCTTTATGAGCCGGGCTGTATCGCGCGCCACCATACGCTGGCGGCGCTCGACGGTGCGCGGATCCGCTATCGGGCGGCGTTTAGCAGCGCAAGCTTGATGGGTTTGGTGGCAACCGTGGATGCGGGGTTGTCGGTGATCGCGCTCACGCGTTGCAGCGTGCCGCCGCGGCTCGCGATACTCGGTGAGGCGCAAGGCTTGCCGAAGATCGCACCGCTGGAAATCGTGGTGGCGCGCAGCGCCAAATCGGACCGGCCGACGTGCGATTATCTGGCCGCGCAGATGGTGCAGGATTTGTCGCTGCGTCCGCAAACGCCAATGCGGGGAGCGGCTGCTGCATGA
- a CDS encoding DMT family transporter produces MSLTQRQQGAITLASGGLLMGTLGIFVEEARLGALTLVFFRCLFGFLSLAAYCSWKGFFTRAHFTRRTVALALISGVLMVTQWVGFFDAIHRTSIAVATVVFHVQPFWVVLMGAALFHERLGADRLGWIATAFVGLVLASGVAATENLQGHTSYLIGIAEALVGSVLYASVTLIAKGLGNLRPHLLTLAQCAVGVVCLPFIAPLTAVHIGPMQWFWLVGMGVLHTGLSYVLIYGALPKLTTPIIAVLLFVYPLTAIVVDAVVYGRALSLPQLAGMALIVIASLGVNLGWPLLSVLRPGGRARHHAD; encoded by the coding sequence ATGTCCCTCACCCAACGTCAGCAAGGCGCCATTACGCTGGCCAGCGGCGGCCTTCTGATGGGCACGCTCGGCATTTTCGTCGAGGAAGCGCGGCTCGGCGCGCTGACGCTGGTGTTCTTTCGCTGCCTGTTCGGCTTCCTCTCGCTCGCCGCGTATTGCTCGTGGAAAGGCTTCTTCACGCGTGCGCATTTCACCCGGCGCACCGTCGCGCTCGCGCTGATCTCCGGCGTCCTGATGGTCACGCAGTGGGTCGGTTTCTTCGACGCAATTCATCGCACCAGCATTGCGGTGGCGACGGTGGTGTTTCACGTGCAGCCGTTCTGGGTCGTGTTGATGGGCGCGGCACTGTTCCACGAACGCCTCGGCGCCGACCGGCTCGGCTGGATCGCGACGGCCTTCGTCGGGCTCGTGCTGGCCTCGGGCGTTGCGGCTACCGAGAATCTGCAGGGACATACCAGCTATCTGATCGGTATCGCCGAGGCATTGGTGGGCTCGGTGCTATACGCGAGCGTCACACTGATCGCCAAGGGACTCGGCAATCTGCGGCCACATCTGCTGACGCTCGCGCAATGCGCAGTGGGCGTGGTGTGCCTGCCGTTCATTGCGCCCCTCACTGCCGTACATATCGGGCCGATGCAATGGTTCTGGCTGGTCGGCATGGGCGTGCTGCATACGGGGCTCTCGTATGTGCTGATCTACGGCGCGCTGCCGAAGCTGACCACGCCCATCATCGCCGTGCTGCTGTTCGTCTATCCGCTGACCGCGATCGTGGTCGATGCCGTTGTGTATGGGCGGGCGCTCTCGCTGCCGCAACTCGCGGGCATGGCCTTGATCGTGATCGCCAGCCTCGGCGTGAATCTGGGCTGGCCGCTACTGTCGGTGTTGCGCCCCGGTGGACGTGCGCGGCATCACGCGGACTGA
- a CDS encoding TonB-dependent receptor codes for MNVKKNTYRALLLATSLASAKPLLAQQATPATGAPDNTLPAIAVQAAADRSYDSSTSNTATKMNMSLMDVPQTVNVVPRALLDEQNATSLQDALRNVPGVGFSVGDGQRDQITLRGFNNITDQYVDGIRDDALYYRDLSNVERVDVLKGPAAVLYGRGSAGGLINRVLKKPTANPQQAVGVTLGTEGERRGEFDLGWNANDAARFRITGAAENSNSFRDQFQLNRQAVAPSAQFRIDKDTILNIEADYLHDRRTSDQGLPAYLGRPVNVPINTYYGSANAASTSYNDVDAKSATVSLDHRFNDSLSLHTAVRAYDFSLERKNYVTYEPIRTAQNPVVTLDQSTRFRQDHGVDGLFELTQKTTLFGMKHELLYGVELSQQQKFDTIYSTSKVATYSLYDPQLVNLPGVTPGTAAKTNASTVLGLAGVYAQDLISLTEHWKILAGLRFDYLTQTRNDYTSAHVNLDRTDRAWSPRVGLIYEPLDWVSLYASYSQSFSPLADTLISSGAFANGSALAPQKTTSFEVGSKFDLGRASASIALFDMKQTNQQIADPSNPTYALPIGTQHVRGLELSTTGEIAPKWSVYAGYAYLNGNVDGSPQASSAGLVLHNNTPGLMPRHSASVWIKRDLKYGFYAAGGAQFQSARYTSASDAVTLPSFVTFDLGAGYHGKNVDVALTLDNLFDRKYFIAAHGNADMYNMPGAPRTLTVSARWHM; via the coding sequence ATGAACGTCAAAAAGAATACGTATCGCGCACTACTGCTCGCCACTTCTCTCGCCAGCGCCAAACCTTTGCTGGCGCAGCAAGCAACACCCGCCACCGGCGCGCCCGACAACACGCTGCCTGCCATCGCCGTCCAGGCCGCAGCCGATCGCTCCTACGACTCGAGCACCTCGAACACCGCGACGAAGATGAACATGTCGCTGATGGACGTGCCGCAAACGGTCAACGTCGTGCCGCGCGCGCTGCTCGACGAACAGAACGCGACCTCGCTGCAGGACGCGTTGCGCAACGTGCCCGGCGTCGGCTTTTCGGTCGGCGACGGTCAGCGCGATCAGATCACCTTGCGCGGCTTCAACAACATCACCGATCAGTACGTCGACGGCATTCGCGACGACGCGCTCTACTATCGCGATCTGTCGAACGTTGAACGTGTCGACGTCCTGAAGGGTCCCGCGGCCGTGCTCTATGGACGCGGCTCGGCCGGCGGCCTGATCAACCGCGTGCTGAAAAAGCCGACGGCCAATCCCCAGCAGGCGGTAGGCGTAACGCTCGGCACCGAAGGCGAACGGCGCGGCGAATTCGATCTCGGCTGGAATGCGAACGACGCCGCGCGTTTTCGCATTACCGGTGCCGCCGAAAACTCGAATAGCTTTCGCGACCAGTTCCAGTTGAATCGCCAGGCGGTGGCGCCATCCGCGCAATTCCGCATCGATAAGGACACCATCCTCAATATCGAAGCCGATTATCTGCACGACCGCCGCACTTCGGATCAAGGTCTGCCCGCCTATCTCGGCCGCCCGGTCAACGTGCCGATCAACACGTATTACGGTTCGGCCAACGCTGCGAGCACGTCCTATAACGACGTGGACGCGAAGAGCGCGACCGTGTCGCTCGATCACCGCTTCAACGATTCGCTGTCGCTGCACACGGCCGTGCGTGCATACGACTTCTCGCTCGAACGCAAAAACTATGTGACGTATGAGCCGATCAGGACGGCGCAGAACCCGGTCGTCACACTCGATCAAAGCACCCGCTTTCGCCAGGATCATGGCGTGGATGGCCTCTTCGAGCTGACGCAGAAAACCACGCTGTTCGGCATGAAACACGAGCTGCTGTACGGCGTCGAGCTGTCGCAACAGCAAAAATTCGACACCATCTACTCGACCAGCAAGGTCGCCACGTACAGCCTGTACGATCCGCAACTCGTCAACTTGCCGGGTGTTACCCCGGGCACGGCGGCAAAGACGAATGCATCCACCGTGCTAGGACTCGCCGGCGTCTACGCGCAAGACCTGATCTCGCTGACCGAGCACTGGAAGATTCTTGCCGGCCTGCGCTTCGACTATCTGACGCAAACCCGCAACGACTACACGTCGGCGCACGTGAATCTGGATCGCACGGATCGCGCGTGGAGTCCGCGTGTCGGTCTGATTTACGAGCCGCTCGATTGGGTGTCGCTGTACGCGTCGTATAGTCAGTCGTTCTCCCCGCTTGCCGATACGTTGATCAGCAGCGGCGCGTTCGCGAACGGCTCCGCGCTGGCGCCCCAGAAGACCACCAGCTTCGAAGTCGGCTCGAAGTTCGATCTGGGCCGCGCGAGCGCGAGCATCGCGCTGTTCGACATGAAGCAGACCAATCAGCAGATCGCCGATCCGTCCAACCCGACTTACGCTCTGCCGATCGGCACGCAGCACGTACGCGGACTGGAACTGTCCACCACCGGTGAGATCGCGCCGAAGTGGTCGGTGTACGCGGGCTATGCGTATCTGAACGGCAACGTCGACGGCTCGCCGCAAGCGAGTTCAGCCGGGCTGGTGCTGCACAACAATACGCCGGGCCTGATGCCGCGGCATAGCGCGAGCGTGTGGATCAAACGCGATCTGAAGTACGGGTTCTACGCGGCCGGCGGTGCGCAATTCCAGTCGGCGCGCTATACGTCGGCCAGCGACGCGGTCACGCTACCTTCTTTCGTGACGTTCGATCTCGGTGCGGGATATCACGGCAAGAACGTGGACGTGGCGTTGACGCTGGATAACCTGTTCGACCGCAAGTACTTCATCGCCGCACACGGTAACGCGGATATGTACAACATGCCGGGTGCGCCGCGCACGCTGACGGTGTCGGCAAGGTGGCATATGTGA